One region of Streptomyces capillispiralis genomic DNA includes:
- a CDS encoding YwqJ-related putative deaminase, which translates to MNVTQTGPHTGPSGDPRSGDPRIGWSSADTTHAPTLQHRRDGILPTIAAALSVRGATLTGTAARGDTPPALHPLVQDFLDTLTSDQRDRFTGRCAETILISRHIATADTARSKRAARRPMTNGEARKALKHAKLTTRRIREDGDPLHGSYAAPCRACTALSAHFGVRLVDPTTPGN; encoded by the coding sequence ATGAACGTGACGCAGACAGGGCCGCACACCGGCCCCTCGGGCGACCCCCGATCCGGCGACCCCCGCATCGGCTGGAGCAGCGCCGACACCACCCACGCCCCCACCCTCCAGCACCGGCGCGACGGCATCCTCCCCACCATCGCCGCCGCCCTCTCCGTCCGCGGCGCCACCCTCACCGGCACCGCCGCCCGCGGCGACACACCCCCCGCCCTGCACCCCCTCGTCCAGGACTTCCTCGACACCCTCACCAGCGACCAGCGCGACCGCTTCACCGGACGCTGCGCCGAAACCATCCTCATCTCCCGGCACATCGCCACCGCCGACACCGCCCGCAGCAAACGCGCCGCACGCAGACCCATGACCAACGGCGAAGCCCGCAAAGCCCTCAAACACGCCAAACTCACCACCCGCCGCATCCGCGAGGACGGCGACCCCCTCCACGGCAGCTACGCCGCCCCCTGCCGCGCCTGCACCGCCCTCAGCGCCCACTTCGGCGTCCGCCTCGTCGACCCCACCACCCCCGGCAACTGA
- a CDS encoding SUKH-3 domain-containing protein, with product MHTDRTSTTRFAVPVDATLRAAGWQPGRWDIKQAEIWADTLRDHTSPAGHRHAVFPAAVEAWAEFGGLHLSPTGPGRQVAPATLHLDPLHGLHMARTLGDLGRALDTEVSPLGTETDTQALLAIDLQGRVYALDHTGDWYLGPTVDHALTTLVAGTQPTRLTTG from the coding sequence ATGCACACCGACCGCACCTCCACCACACGCTTCGCCGTACCCGTCGACGCCACCCTGCGCGCCGCCGGCTGGCAACCCGGACGCTGGGACATCAAACAGGCCGAGATCTGGGCCGACACCCTGCGCGACCACACCTCACCCGCCGGCCACCGACACGCCGTCTTCCCCGCCGCCGTCGAAGCCTGGGCCGAATTCGGCGGACTCCACCTCAGCCCCACCGGCCCCGGACGCCAGGTCGCCCCCGCCACCCTCCACCTCGACCCCCTCCACGGCCTCCACATGGCCCGCACCCTCGGCGACCTCGGCCGCGCCCTCGACACCGAGGTCAGCCCCCTCGGCACCGAAACCGACACCCAGGCCCTCCTCGCCATCGACCTCCAGGGCCGCGTCTACGCCCTCGACCACACCGGCGACTGGTACCTCGGCCCCACCGTCGACCACGCCCTCACCACCCTCGTCGCCGGCACCCAGCCCACCCGCCTCACCACCGGCTGA
- a CDS encoding ribose-phosphate diphosphokinase: MTGIKTTGEKKMMFFSGRAHPELAEEVAHQLGVGVVPTKAFDFANGEIYVRYQESARGADCFLIQSHTAPINKWIMEQLIMIDALKRASARSITVIVPFYGYARQDKKHRGREPISARLIADLMKTAGADRLLTVDLHTDQIQGFFDGPVDHLFALPLLADYVGAKVDREKLTVVSPDAGRVRVADRWCDRLGAPLAIVHKRRDKDVANQVTVHEVVGEVKGRVCVLVDDMIDTGGTICAAADALFAHGAEDVIVTATHGVLSGPAADRLKNSKVSEFVFTDTLPTPGELGESLDKIKVLSIAPTIARAVREVFEDGSVTSLFDEQ; encoded by the coding sequence GTGACCGGGATCAAGACGACCGGGGAGAAGAAGATGATGTTCTTCTCCGGCCGCGCCCACCCCGAGCTTGCCGAGGAGGTCGCCCACCAGCTGGGTGTCGGGGTCGTCCCGACGAAGGCCTTCGACTTCGCCAATGGCGAGATCTATGTGCGGTATCAGGAGTCGGCTCGTGGTGCCGACTGTTTCCTGATCCAGAGCCACACGGCTCCGATCAACAAGTGGATCATGGAGCAGTTGATCATGATCGACGCGCTGAAGCGTGCGTCGGCCAGGTCCATCACGGTCATCGTGCCGTTCTACGGTTACGCGCGTCAGGACAAGAAGCACCGGGGTCGTGAACCGATCTCGGCGCGTCTGATCGCGGACTTGATGAAGACGGCGGGTGCGGACCGCCTGCTCACGGTGGATCTGCACACGGATCAGATCCAGGGCTTCTTCGACGGTCCCGTGGACCACCTGTTCGCGCTGCCGCTGCTGGCGGACTACGTGGGCGCGAAGGTGGACCGGGAGAAGCTGACGGTGGTGTCTCCGGACGCCGGCCGTGTGCGGGTGGCGGACCGTTGGTGCGACCGGCTGGGCGCGCCGCTGGCGATCGTGCACAAGCGCCGGGACAAGGACGTGGCGAACCAGGTCACCGTGCACGAGGTGGTCGGTGAGGTGAAGGGCCGCGTGTGTGTCCTGGTGGACGACATGATCGACACGGGTGGCACGATCTGTGCGGCGGCGGACGCGTTGTTCGCGCACGGTGCGGAGGACGTCATCGTGACGGCGACGCACGGTGTGCTGTCGGGTCCGGCGGCGGACCGGTTGAAGAACTCGAAGGTGAGTGAGTTCGTGTTCACGGACACGCTGCCGACGCCGGGTGAGCTGGGTGAGAGCCTGGACAAGATCAAGGTGCTGTCGATCGCGCCGACGATCGCGCGGGCGGTGCGTGAGGTGTTCGAGGACGGTTCGGTGACGAGCCTCTTCGACGAGCAGTAA
- a CDS encoding LPXTG cell wall anchor domain-containing protein yields the protein MRTPARAGVLAVAFSAALLTAPAAHATAPGDNGTVKIHDASTGEEQRRNEPHVCTFYLDGFGFDAGQQVDWHIEVWAPTAGTKGETVLSDTLTLDASGHGRTEDLSLPDGHYKLFWNFDGEKGSAKHKVFWTDCEETAAPAAPSGSSSASPSAGAEAAASPSAASSSAAPAAEPAAEATPQGGSGDLAETGNGAPVGLLAGAAAALLAAGGFLLFRRRGSRA from the coding sequence ATGCGTACCCCCGCTCGCGCCGGCGTGCTCGCCGTCGCGTTCTCCGCCGCTCTGCTGACCGCCCCCGCCGCGCACGCGACAGCGCCCGGCGACAACGGCACGGTCAAGATCCACGATGCCTCGACCGGTGAGGAGCAGCGCCGCAACGAGCCCCATGTGTGCACCTTCTACCTGGACGGCTTCGGCTTCGACGCCGGCCAGCAGGTCGACTGGCACATCGAGGTGTGGGCCCCGACGGCCGGCACCAAGGGCGAGACGGTGCTGTCGGACACCCTGACCCTGGACGCGTCCGGGCACGGCCGGACCGAGGACCTGTCGCTGCCCGACGGCCACTACAAGCTGTTCTGGAACTTCGACGGGGAGAAGGGTTCGGCCAAGCACAAGGTGTTCTGGACGGACTGCGAGGAGACCGCGGCTCCCGCGGCCCCCTCGGGCTCCTCCTCGGCGTCGCCGTCCGCCGGGGCGGAGGCCGCCGCCTCGCCCTCGGCCGCTTCCTCGTCCGCCGCCCCGGCCGCGGAGCCGGCCGCGGAGGCGACGCCGCAGGGCGGCTCCGGTGACCTCGCCGAGACCGGCAACGGCGCCCCGGTGGGCCTGCTCGCCGGTGCGGCCGCCGCGCTGCTCGCCGCCGGTGGCTTCCTGCTGTTCCGCCGCCGCGGCTCCCGCGCCTGA
- the glmU gene encoding bifunctional UDP-N-acetylglucosamine diphosphorylase/glucosamine-1-phosphate N-acetyltransferase GlmU codes for MSANRPAAVVVLAAGEGTRMKSATPKVLHDICGRSLVGHVLAAAGELEPENLVVVVGHAREQVTAHLAEIAPDVRTAVQAEQNGTGHAVRMGLEELGGSVSGTVVVVCGDTPLLTGETLRRLSDTHSADGNAVTVLTAEVPDATGYGRIVRDGTGAVTAIVEHKDASEEQRAIREINSGVFAFDGALLADALKRVRTDNSQGEEYLTDVLGILRGAGHRVGAAPAGDHREIAGINNRVQLAEARRILNDRVVTAAMLSGVTVVDPATTWVDVTVSFERDVLVHPGTQLQGATHLAEGCEVGPNSRLTDTRVGAGARVDNTVASGAVVGAEALVGPYAYLRPGTRLGRKGKIGTYVETKNASIGEGTKVPHLSYVGDATIGEFSNIGAASVFVNYDGQDKHHTTVGSHCRTGADNMFVAPVTIGDGAYTAAGSVITKDVPPGSLAVARGQQRNIEGWVARKRPGSAAAKAVEDASRGAAGEE; via the coding sequence GTGAGCGCCAACCGCCCGGCAGCCGTCGTCGTTCTCGCAGCGGGTGAGGGCACCCGTATGAAGTCGGCCACACCGAAGGTCCTGCACGACATCTGTGGCCGTTCCCTGGTGGGTCATGTGCTCGCCGCCGCAGGTGAACTGGAGCCGGAGAACCTGGTCGTCGTCGTGGGTCACGCCCGCGAGCAGGTGACCGCCCACCTGGCCGAGATCGCCCCCGACGTGCGTACCGCCGTACAGGCGGAGCAGAACGGCACCGGGCATGCCGTGCGCATGGGGCTGGAGGAGCTGGGCGGTTCCGTGTCCGGGACCGTGGTGGTGGTTTGTGGTGACACCCCGCTGCTGACGGGCGAGACGCTGCGCCGGCTGTCCGACACGCACTCCGCCGACGGCAACGCGGTGACGGTGCTGACGGCCGAGGTGCCGGACGCGACCGGGTACGGGCGGATCGTGCGGGACGGGACGGGTGCCGTCACGGCGATCGTGGAGCACAAGGACGCGTCGGAGGAGCAGCGGGCGATCCGGGAGATCAACTCGGGTGTGTTCGCGTTCGACGGGGCGTTGCTGGCGGACGCGTTGAAGCGGGTGCGGACGGACAATTCGCAGGGTGAGGAGTACCTGACGGATGTGCTCGGCATTCTGCGGGGGGCGGGGCACCGGGTGGGTGCGGCGCCGGCGGGTGATCATCGGGAGATCGCGGGGATCAACAACCGGGTGCAGCTCGCGGAGGCGCGTCGGATCCTGAACGACCGGGTGGTGACGGCCGCGATGCTCTCCGGGGTGACGGTGGTCGATCCGGCGACGACGTGGGTCGATGTGACGGTGTCGTTCGAGCGGGATGTGCTGGTGCATCCGGGGACGCAGTTGCAGGGGGCGACGCATCTGGCGGAGGGGTGCGAGGTGGGGCCGAACTCGCGGTTGACGGACACCCGGGTGGGTGCGGGGGCGCGGGTGGACAACACGGTGGCGTCGGGTGCCGTGGTGGGTGCCGAGGCGTTGGTGGGTCCGTACGCGTATCTGCGTCCGGGGACGCGTCTGGGGCGCAAGGGCAAGATCGGTACGTATGTGGAGACGAAGAACGCGTCGATCGGTGAGGGGACGAAGGTGCCGCATCTGTCGTATGTGGGGGATGCGACGATCGGCGAGTTCTCGAACATCGGTGCGGCCAGTGTGTTCGTGAACTACGACGGACAGGACAAGCATCACACGACGGTGGGGTCGCACTGTCGGACGGGTGCGGACAACATGTTTGTGGCACCTGTCACCATCGGGGACGGTGCTTACACGGCCGCGGGTTCGGTGATCACGAAGGATGTGCCGCCGGGTTCGCTGGCCGTGGCCCGCGGTCAGCAGCGGAATATCGAGGGTTGGGTGGCTCGTAAGCGCCCGGGGAGTGCCGCGGCGAAGGCCGTGGAGGATGCTTCCCGGGGGGCGGCGGGCGAGGAGTGA
- a CDS encoding sensor histidine kinase, whose amino-acid sequence MTTTGEEHLTARGGPWWWDRRRSAVFDGGLAAVSAVECGLEGVPFAREAGLPVAVGVVFGLLAGAVLVVRRKWPIAVVLVAIAVTPAAMGFLMGVVGLYSLAASEVPRRIIGSLAGMQLVGVLIVMFVRMRQDLAREDLEVQDWIVPFASITTALGMTAPPLLLGLYVGARRRLMESLRERADSLERELQLLAERAEERAEWARGEERTRIAREMHDVVAHRVSLMVVHAAALQAVARKDPEKAVKNAALVGDMGRQALTELREMLGVLRAGGDGGRRREGASVPLAAVGVAAAAAASRAVGEVEGSGEGPSLSEIGELVGQSAAAGMVVDLSVVGESRSYAPEVESTAYRVVQEALTNVHKHAAGARTYVRLAHRVSEIAMQVENEPPSGAASSAGLPSGGNGLVGMKERVSALGGVFVSGPTDAGGFRVSAVIPAS is encoded by the coding sequence ATGACCACGACGGGGGAAGAGCACCTGACGGCCCGGGGAGGGCCGTGGTGGTGGGACAGACGGCGTAGCGCCGTGTTCGACGGGGGGCTCGCGGCGGTGTCCGCGGTGGAGTGCGGTCTGGAGGGGGTCCCGTTCGCGCGGGAGGCGGGGCTTCCGGTCGCGGTGGGGGTCGTCTTCGGGCTGTTGGCCGGTGCCGTGCTGGTGGTGCGGCGGAAGTGGCCGATCGCGGTGGTGCTGGTGGCGATCGCGGTCACGCCGGCGGCGATGGGGTTCCTGATGGGGGTCGTGGGCCTGTATTCGCTGGCCGCGTCCGAGGTGCCGCGCCGGATCATCGGTTCGCTGGCGGGGATGCAGCTGGTCGGGGTCCTCATCGTGATGTTCGTGCGGATGCGGCAGGACCTCGCGCGGGAGGACCTGGAGGTCCAGGACTGGATCGTGCCGTTCGCGTCGATCACGACGGCGCTGGGGATGACGGCGCCTCCGTTGCTGCTGGGGCTGTACGTGGGGGCGCGGCGGCGGTTGATGGAGAGTCTGCGGGAGCGGGCGGACAGTCTGGAGCGGGAGCTTCAGTTGCTCGCGGAGCGCGCGGAGGAGCGGGCCGAGTGGGCGCGGGGTGAGGAGCGGACGCGGATCGCGCGGGAGATGCATGACGTGGTCGCGCACCGGGTGAGTCTGATGGTGGTGCATGCGGCGGCGTTGCAGGCGGTGGCGCGGAAGGATCCGGAGAAGGCGGTGAAGAACGCCGCGCTGGTGGGGGACATGGGGCGGCAGGCGTTGACGGAGTTGCGGGAGATGCTCGGGGTGCTGCGGGCCGGTGGGGACGGTGGGCGGCGGCGTGAGGGGGCGTCGGTGCCGTTGGCGGCGGTGGGGGTGGCCGCGGCGGCTGCCGCGTCGCGGGCGGTCGGTGAGGTGGAGGGGTCGGGGGAGGGGCCGTCTCTGTCGGAGATCGGGGAGTTGGTGGGGCAGTCGGCGGCGGCGGGGATGGTCGTGGATCTGTCGGTGGTGGGGGAGAGCCGGTCGTATGCGCCGGAGGTGGAGTCGACGGCGTATCGGGTGGTGCAGGAGGCGTTGACGAACGTCCACAAGCATGCGGCGGGTGCGAGGACGTATGTGCGTCTGGCGCATCGGGTGTCGGAGATCGCGATGCAGGTGGAGAACGAGCCGCCGTCGGGGGCGGCGTCGTCGGCGGGGCTGCCGTCCGGGGGGAACGGTCTGGTGGGGATGAAGGAGCGGGTGTCGGCGTTGGGCGGGGTGTTCGTGTCGGGGCCGACGGACGCGGGGGGTTTTCGGGTGTCGGCGGTGATTCCGGCGTCGTAG
- a CDS encoding helix-turn-helix domain-containing protein — translation MTDTPGRYADFEELRERATALRRAGHSLRQIRDELKVHNNDLLNRLVKGEPPPAWTTRPNAKDDLRARARELRLQGWTYDRIEAELGCSRSSVSLWVRDLPRPEHKRTPEEAAAIARRGWEAKLRVRDEERQRTKEAARQAVGRLSARELFLVGVGLYWAEGGKDKPYDRRENVTFVNSDPGMIKVFLAWLDLLGVERERLRFTVMIHENADVAGAEQYWADLVQADRGAFNKTTLKRHNPKTVRKNVGDSYRGCLLVKVLKGADLYRRIEGSWYGIVLGADSAT, via the coding sequence ATGACGGACACACCCGGCAGGTACGCCGACTTCGAGGAGCTACGGGAGCGCGCGACGGCGCTGCGGCGCGCGGGCCACAGCCTCCGGCAGATCCGCGACGAGCTGAAGGTCCACAACAACGACCTCCTCAACCGACTGGTGAAGGGCGAACCACCGCCCGCCTGGACGACACGCCCCAACGCCAAGGACGACCTCAGGGCCAGGGCCCGCGAGCTACGCCTCCAGGGCTGGACGTACGACCGGATCGAGGCGGAACTCGGCTGCTCCAGGAGCTCGGTCTCACTGTGGGTGCGGGACCTGCCGAGGCCGGAGCACAAACGCACCCCTGAAGAAGCCGCCGCCATCGCGCGTCGCGGCTGGGAGGCGAAGCTGCGCGTCCGGGACGAGGAGCGGCAGCGCACGAAGGAGGCCGCGCGGCAGGCGGTCGGCCGGCTGTCAGCCCGCGAACTGTTCCTGGTGGGCGTCGGCCTGTACTGGGCGGAAGGCGGCAAGGACAAGCCGTACGACCGCCGTGAGAACGTCACCTTCGTCAACAGCGACCCCGGCATGATCAAAGTGTTCCTGGCCTGGCTCGACCTGCTCGGGGTCGAGCGCGAGCGCCTCCGGTTCACGGTCATGATCCACGAGAACGCCGATGTCGCGGGGGCGGAGCAGTACTGGGCCGACCTCGTCCAGGCCGACCGCGGCGCGTTCAACAAGACCACGCTCAAACGGCACAACCCCAAGACGGTGCGGAAGAACGTGGGTGACTCCTACCGGGGCTGCTTGCTGGTCAAGGTCCTGAAGGGCGCCGACCTCTACCGTCGCATCGAAGGCTCTTGGTACGGCATAGTGTTGGGTGCCGACTCGGCCACCTGA
- the pth gene encoding aminoacyl-tRNA hydrolase, whose translation MQVTTDASAPWLIAGLGNPGPEYAMNRHNVGFMVADLLAERIGGRFKRAGKAQAQVVEGRIGPPGPANRRVILAKPMSYMNLSGGPVNALREFYKVPVERVVAIHDELDIDYGTLRLKLGGGDNGHNGLKSMTKAFGREYHRVRFGIGRPPGRMQVADFVLKDFSSAERKELDYFVDRAADAVECLVIEGLERAQGTYNS comes from the coding sequence ATGCAGGTGACGACCGATGCCAGTGCCCCGTGGCTGATCGCGGGGCTGGGCAACCCCGGGCCGGAGTACGCGATGAACCGGCACAACGTGGGGTTCATGGTGGCGGATCTGCTGGCGGAGCGGATCGGGGGCCGGTTCAAGCGGGCGGGGAAGGCTCAGGCGCAGGTGGTGGAGGGCCGGATCGGGCCTCCGGGGCCGGCGAACCGGCGGGTGATCCTGGCGAAGCCGATGTCGTACATGAACCTGTCGGGCGGGCCGGTGAACGCGCTGCGGGAGTTCTACAAGGTGCCGGTCGAGCGGGTGGTGGCGATCCATGACGAGCTGGACATCGACTACGGGACGCTGCGGCTGAAGCTGGGTGGCGGGGACAACGGTCACAACGGGCTGAAGTCGATGACGAAGGCGTTCGGGCGGGAGTACCACCGGGTGCGGTTCGGGATCGGGCGTCCGCCGGGGCGGATGCAGGTGGCGGACTTCGTGCTGAAGGACTTCTCGTCGGCGGAGCGCAAGGAGCTGGACTACTTCGTGGACCGGGCGGCGGACGCGGTGGAGTGTCTGGTGATCGAGGGCCTGGAGCGGGCGCAGGGCACGTACAACTCGTGA
- a CDS encoding 50S ribosomal protein L25/general stress protein Ctc, with protein sequence MSEVKLSVETRTEFGKGAARRIRRDNKVPGVLYGHGSDPLHLTFPGHELLLALRTPNVLIALDIDGKSNELAIPKSVQRDPLKGFLEHVDLQLVQRGETVTVEIPVLTEGELAPGGNLLEHVLSTLPVEAEATHIPESVTVSVEGLTAGASIHAKDITLPKGTKLAVEEDAVVIQVLAAQAEEAPEGEEATEAGEAAEA encoded by the coding sequence ATGTCCGAGGTCAAGCTCAGCGTCGAGACGCGCACCGAGTTCGGCAAGGGTGCCGCCCGTCGTATCCGTCGTGACAACAAGGTTCCCGGTGTTCTGTACGGTCACGGCTCGGACCCGCTGCACCTGACGTTCCCGGGCCACGAGCTGCTGCTCGCCCTGCGTACGCCGAACGTGCTGATCGCGCTGGACATCGACGGCAAGTCGAACGAGCTGGCGATCCCGAAGTCGGTGCAGCGTGACCCGCTGAAGGGCTTCCTGGAGCACGTCGACCTGCAGCTGGTCCAGCGCGGCGAGACCGTGACGGTGGAGATCCCGGTCCTGACCGAGGGCGAGCTGGCCCCGGGCGGCAACCTGCTGGAGCACGTGCTGAGCACGCTGCCGGTCGAGGCCGAGGCCACCCACATCCCCGAGTCCGTCACGGTGTCCGTCGAGGGTCTGACGGCCGGTGCCTCCATCCACGCGAAGGACATCACCCTTCCGAAGGGCACCAAGCTGGCCGTCGAGGAGGACGCGGTCGTCATTCAGGTGCTGGCCGCGCAGGCGGAGGAGGCTCCGGAGGGCGAGGAGGCCACCGAGGCCGGCGAGGCCGCCGAGGCCTGA
- a CDS encoding SMI1/KNR4 family protein: MTTGRLGLGVPPGRQAGGHAAPPNAAYAGQVVHFPDPVRAARHPRGVRVDERGYPDFSPYARAAAEIADPPEGFGVDELRLTDFVSANAALAASGHALWDTVPAVATPHGWTWHHVVGSRRLELVPVEVKALLRHHGGVATSAVDQDKRGTRPLQETRPAHFGLPKSGVAVTESQVLGVEEDLGYRLPGAYRSFLKAAGGCAPVGTALDAELGLLVDQPFFTVRDEAAVNDLVYVNKCLRDHLTKDYLCVAFVQGGLLAVKVRGERQGSVWFCAYDDARDVDPSLPPAERVERLLVPCGDDFDAFLSRLAGSPPELETVANLMVDGGFARAVPVSSAGSEL; this comes from the coding sequence ATGACGACAGGTCGGCTCGGGCTGGGGGTACCTCCCGGCCGCCAGGCCGGGGGACACGCCGCGCCGCCGAACGCGGCGTACGCCGGGCAGGTCGTGCACTTCCCGGATCCCGTGCGGGCGGCGCGCCACCCGAGGGGGGTGCGGGTGGACGAGCGCGGCTACCCGGACTTCTCGCCCTACGCGCGGGCGGCCGCGGAGATCGCGGATCCGCCGGAGGGTTTCGGTGTCGACGAGTTGCGGCTGACGGACTTCGTGTCGGCGAACGCGGCGTTGGCGGCGAGCGGTCACGCGTTGTGGGACACGGTGCCGGCGGTGGCGACGCCGCACGGCTGGACGTGGCACCACGTGGTGGGGTCGCGGCGGCTGGAGCTGGTGCCGGTCGAGGTGAAGGCGCTGCTGCGGCACCACGGTGGTGTGGCGACGTCGGCGGTCGACCAGGACAAGCGGGGCACGCGGCCGTTGCAGGAGACGCGTCCGGCGCACTTCGGGCTGCCGAAGTCGGGTGTGGCGGTGACGGAGTCGCAGGTGCTGGGGGTCGAGGAGGACCTCGGCTACCGGCTGCCGGGTGCGTACCGGTCGTTCCTGAAGGCGGCGGGTGGTTGCGCCCCGGTGGGGACGGCGCTGGACGCCGAGCTGGGGCTGCTGGTGGACCAGCCGTTCTTCACGGTGCGGGACGAGGCGGCGGTCAACGACCTGGTGTACGTCAACAAGTGCCTGCGGGACCACCTCACCAAGGACTACCTGTGCGTGGCGTTCGTGCAGGGCGGTCTGCTGGCGGTGAAGGTGCGCGGTGAGCGGCAGGGTTCGGTGTGGTTCTGCGCGTACGACGACGCGCGGGACGTCGATCCGTCGTTGCCGCCGGCGGAGCGGGTGGAGCGGCTGCTGGTGCCGTGCGGTGACGACTTCGACGCGTTCCTGTCGCGGCTGGCGGGGTCTCCGCCGGAGCTGGAGACGGTGGCGAATCTGATGGTGGACGGCGGGTTCGCGCGTGCTGTTCCGGTTTCTTCCGCGGGGAGTGAGCTGTAG